One segment of Arthrobacter sp. MMS18-M83 DNA contains the following:
- a CDS encoding flagellar hook-length control protein FliK: protein MQLPPATAAPRLPSPGGASAPHSGSPTGFDAVMGGVLASGAAASGGKPSGVKDQPAPDDGGPGKPATDGSGTVALPGELRLGKPGSAEHEKTEDAKGTADPANAVDAAGACAPGGLAVSGIPSGNAAAQESVAGTLATTNVSAMTGGSASGGLSSATQPASLPVNATAPSGSDGVAIIAGNLPSLGSTLPSGNTAPSNTPTASTTAPSAPTALPAGNPGPNTVEPGAIHPGPVQPIAASAASPAPAGPEAAVSTTAALAGAAGTAVVLPSGKPATQQDPELLGGQGTPATAGIQAGIPAVLQPASALQQVPSAATAGVATPAPQADPAKLLPQVKGPLFSLAAGEPGRHVMTLRLSPEDLGPLTVRAHIDGAGVRIELFAPGEAGREAVRSILPELRRGLGESGFGASLDLSEHNAPADAGAGGSDARDRRPADRPAFPRGSDGEPARFPRTAVVLPRSSTSSLDILV, encoded by the coding sequence ATGCAGTTGCCTCCCGCTACTGCCGCTCCCCGTCTGCCGTCCCCTGGAGGTGCATCGGCTCCGCATTCGGGCTCGCCCACCGGTTTTGATGCCGTGATGGGCGGCGTGCTGGCGTCCGGTGCGGCCGCTTCCGGCGGGAAGCCGTCCGGGGTGAAGGACCAGCCAGCGCCCGACGACGGCGGGCCGGGAAAGCCTGCCACCGACGGTTCCGGTACGGTTGCCCTCCCCGGTGAACTCCGCCTTGGTAAACCCGGCTCTGCTGAACATGAGAAGACGGAGGACGCCAAAGGTACGGCCGATCCTGCGAATGCAGTGGACGCTGCTGGAGCTTGTGCTCCCGGCGGACTCGCGGTTTCCGGAATCCCGTCCGGAAACGCGGCGGCGCAGGAGTCGGTCGCGGGAACACTGGCAACAACCAATGTTTCTGCCATGACCGGGGGATCGGCTTCTGGCGGGCTCAGCTCGGCAACGCAGCCAGCAAGCCTGCCGGTGAATGCAACAGCTCCCTCGGGGTCGGATGGTGTTGCGATAATTGCGGGGAACTTGCCGTCTTTGGGAAGCACCCTGCCTTCGGGGAACACTGCCCCTTCGAATACCCCGACTGCTTCCACCACTGCACCTTCGGCGCCGACAGCGCTCCCGGCCGGAAACCCGGGACCAAATACCGTCGAGCCGGGCGCAATTCACCCGGGTCCTGTCCAGCCAATAGCCGCTTCAGCCGCCAGCCCGGCCCCCGCCGGCCCCGAAGCTGCCGTCAGCACCACCGCAGCTTTGGCAGGGGCGGCCGGCACCGCCGTCGTACTTCCTTCCGGGAAACCGGCGACGCAACAGGACCCGGAACTGCTCGGCGGCCAGGGTACTCCTGCCACGGCAGGCATTCAGGCCGGAATTCCTGCTGTCCTGCAGCCCGCGTCGGCCCTCCAGCAGGTTCCCTCGGCCGCTACTGCCGGCGTGGCCACGCCGGCACCGCAGGCAGATCCAGCCAAGCTGCTGCCCCAGGTAAAGGGACCGCTGTTCTCCCTTGCGGCGGGGGAGCCGGGAAGGCACGTGATGACGCTGAGGTTGTCCCCGGAAGACCTGGGTCCGCTGACGGTCCGGGCCCACATTGACGGCGCGGGCGTGCGGATCGAATTGTTCGCCCCCGGGGAAGCCGGCCGGGAGGCAGTGCGCAGCATCTTGCCGGAACTACGGCGCGGGCTCGGTGAATCCGGCTTCGGCGCCAGCCTCGACTTGTCCGAACACAACGCTCCGGCCGATGCCGGCGCAGGTGGCTCGGACGCACGAGACCGGCGCCCGGCAGACAGACCGGCCTTCCCAAGGGGCAGCGACGGCGAGCCGGCTCGCTTTCCGCGCACCGCCGTCGTACTTCCCCGAAGCAGTACCAGCAGCCTGGACATTCTCGTCTGA
- a CDS encoding C40 family peptidase produces the protein MSMTEAIGRIQSIESMLQQLTQGVRPQSSTGTVAASGSAASSADAASFAQALSTAVGGSTASASGISQLASSLGLGSTAGLSGVAGAGALSGVGTGIANGTTTGGVTGDAVVAAAKKYVGVPYVWGGTNPAVGMDCSGFVQRVFKDLGVDLPRVVSDQMQKGTPVVSLAQAKPGDLLVSFGGEHISIYLGNGKAIDAPVPGRTIQIRDAWEQQSNLTAIRRIVPAGGS, from the coding sequence ATGAGCATGACCGAGGCCATCGGGCGCATCCAGAGCATCGAGTCGATGCTGCAGCAACTGACCCAGGGCGTTCGTCCGCAGTCCTCCACGGGGACGGTCGCTGCCTCCGGAAGCGCGGCTTCTTCCGCGGACGCGGCATCCTTCGCGCAGGCGCTGAGCACGGCCGTCGGGGGCTCGACGGCGTCGGCCTCGGGCATTTCCCAACTCGCCTCGTCCCTGGGGCTCGGGAGCACGGCAGGCCTCAGCGGTGTAGCGGGAGCGGGTGCGCTTTCGGGGGTCGGCACCGGAATAGCCAACGGCACGACCACGGGCGGAGTCACGGGCGACGCCGTGGTGGCCGCCGCCAAGAAGTACGTCGGCGTGCCGTACGTTTGGGGCGGCACGAACCCCGCGGTGGGTATGGATTGCTCCGGCTTTGTGCAGCGGGTCTTCAAGGACCTGGGCGTCGACCTGCCCCGTGTGGTGAGCGACCAAATGCAGAAAGGCACCCCGGTGGTGTCCTTGGCCCAAGCCAAACCCGGCGACCTTCTGGTGAGTTTCGGCGGAGAACACATCTCCATCTATCTCGGCAACGGCAAAGCGATCGACGCGCCCGTTCCCGGACGGACAATCCAGATTCGAGATGCGTGGGAGCAGCAATCCAATCTGACCGCGATCCGACGCATAGTGCCCGCCGGAGGTTCGTGA
- a CDS encoding flagellar FliJ family protein, giving the protein MNRQFPLAGLLRLRQTQQDAAASGLARANARSASLRSRKATAREELAESAGNAGSSAALLAIAAARASAQSMLAELDALAASAEAEAAEARAEYTEAKRRAVGLEKLENRHGAAFEASALRVEQGVLDEIASSAWHRSSAQPAPVHPGAGPAARKATS; this is encoded by the coding sequence GTGAACCGTCAATTCCCCTTGGCCGGGCTTCTTCGCCTGCGCCAGACGCAGCAGGACGCCGCCGCCAGTGGACTGGCCCGTGCCAACGCCCGGTCCGCATCCCTGCGGTCCCGCAAGGCCACTGCCCGCGAGGAACTGGCTGAGTCCGCCGGAAATGCTGGCAGCTCCGCGGCTTTGTTGGCGATCGCCGCCGCTCGTGCTTCTGCGCAAAGCATGTTGGCCGAGCTTGACGCCTTGGCCGCCAGCGCGGAGGCGGAAGCCGCCGAGGCTCGCGCGGAATACACCGAGGCCAAGCGCCGCGCGGTGGGACTTGAGAAGCTCGAAAACCGCCACGGAGCCGCCTTCGAGGCTTCCGCCCTGCGCGTTGAACAAGGCGTGCTGGACGAGATTGCGTCCTCCGCGTGGCACCGCAGTTCCGCACAGCCGGCCCCGGTCCATCCCGGCGCGGGCCCTGCAGCGCGGAAGGCCACCTCATGA
- a CDS encoding FliI/YscN family ATPase produces MSLKAYRPHAGRFGAALAAAAPQRVGTVTSVLGLGLEVSGLDCAVGDLVTVGEAPGLDAEVVASLSGAVRCMPLGRLAGVAAGDAARAKGSPILVPTGRGLFGRVLDALGRPIDGKGPLPASPMVALDNEAPSAMHRARVDTPLQTGVRVLDTMATLGRGQRMGLFAGSGVGKSSLLSMIARGTDAEVSVIALVGERGREVREFLEDDLGPEGLARSVVVVATSDEPALMRLRAAVTATRIAESFREAGQDVVLMMDSLTRVAMAQREIGLSAGEPPATRGYPPSTFSVLARLLERAGTAETGSVTGIYTVLVDGDDHNEPIADAARSILDGHVVLDRKLAVTGHFPSVDVLGSVSRVASKVNTADRTALAASLRRVLAARRSAQDLIDVGAYHRGSNPLVDAALDHEAAINGFLQQGMDESTPYSESWPELFRLSASLEGAA; encoded by the coding sequence ATGAGCCTCAAGGCATACCGGCCGCACGCTGGCCGGTTCGGCGCAGCCCTCGCCGCCGCGGCCCCGCAGCGCGTGGGCACGGTGACGTCCGTGCTTGGCCTCGGCCTGGAAGTTTCCGGCTTGGACTGTGCCGTGGGAGATCTGGTGACGGTGGGCGAGGCCCCCGGGCTCGACGCCGAAGTGGTCGCCTCGCTCAGCGGCGCCGTACGCTGCATGCCGCTGGGACGGCTGGCCGGAGTGGCTGCGGGAGACGCGGCACGTGCCAAGGGCAGCCCGATCCTGGTTCCGACCGGACGCGGTCTTTTCGGACGCGTGCTGGATGCGCTGGGGCGTCCGATCGACGGCAAAGGCCCCTTGCCTGCCAGTCCCATGGTCGCCCTAGACAACGAGGCGCCGTCAGCCATGCACCGCGCGCGTGTGGACACCCCGCTGCAGACCGGCGTCCGCGTCCTGGACACCATGGCCACGCTTGGCCGCGGACAGCGCATGGGGTTGTTCGCAGGCTCGGGCGTTGGCAAGTCCTCGCTGCTGTCCATGATCGCCCGCGGCACGGATGCCGAAGTCTCCGTGATTGCCCTGGTGGGGGAGCGTGGCCGTGAAGTGCGCGAGTTCCTGGAGGACGACCTTGGCCCCGAAGGCCTGGCACGTTCCGTGGTTGTTGTTGCGACGTCCGATGAGCCCGCCCTCATGCGCCTGCGCGCCGCCGTCACGGCCACCAGGATCGCCGAATCGTTCCGCGAAGCCGGCCAGGACGTGGTGCTCATGATGGATTCGCTCACCCGCGTTGCCATGGCCCAGCGCGAAATCGGCCTCTCCGCCGGTGAGCCGCCCGCCACGCGCGGCTACCCGCCGTCGACCTTTTCCGTACTGGCCCGGCTCCTGGAACGCGCCGGCACCGCCGAAACCGGCTCCGTGACCGGCATCTACACGGTACTGGTGGACGGCGACGACCACAACGAACCGATCGCCGACGCCGCCCGCTCTATCCTTGATGGGCATGTGGTCCTGGACAGGAAGCTCGCCGTCACAGGGCACTTCCCCTCAGTAGACGTGCTCGGTTCGGTGTCCCGCGTGGCCTCCAAAGTCAACACCGCCGATCGCACGGCCCTCGCTGCATCCTTGCGCCGGGTCCTCGCCGCGCGGCGCAGCGCCCAGGACCTGATCGACGTCGGCGCCTACCACCGTGGCAGCAATCCCTTGGTTGATGCGGCGCTGGACCACGAAGCCGCCATCAACGGGTTCCTGCAGCAGGGCATGGACGAATCCACCCCGTATAGCGAGTCCTGGCCGGAACTCTTCCGACTCTCAGCAAGCCTCGAAGGAGCCGCGTGA
- a CDS encoding FliH/SctL family protein, with amino-acid sequence MSTESATDFARVIFPDIQPAERSRKEDRGYIQGHAAGYAAGIRAAALEQQRLREQLQAEHRAMLDAGRQAVAQAVRVLEAAAVAARQHRGVALEEAQDVLAASAIELAEAILGYELDKGQNTARAALTRALGAVSGLETVTAVRLHPADLAALDAVDAGNVSGVELKADPALSPGDAIAEYPQGWLDARLSTALNGAKAALLGNDA; translated from the coding sequence ATGTCTACTGAGTCCGCCACCGATTTCGCGCGCGTCATCTTCCCTGACATCCAGCCAGCCGAGCGGTCCCGCAAGGAGGACCGCGGCTACATCCAAGGACACGCGGCAGGTTACGCTGCCGGGATCCGGGCTGCGGCGCTGGAACAGCAGCGCCTACGCGAACAGCTCCAGGCTGAACACCGCGCAATGCTCGACGCCGGGCGGCAGGCGGTTGCGCAAGCTGTCCGTGTGCTTGAAGCGGCCGCAGTCGCAGCCCGGCAACACCGCGGCGTTGCGTTGGAAGAAGCGCAGGATGTGTTGGCGGCCAGTGCGATCGAGCTTGCCGAAGCCATCCTGGGCTATGAACTCGACAAAGGTCAGAACACCGCTCGCGCCGCGTTGACCCGTGCCCTCGGCGCCGTGTCCGGGCTGGAAACCGTGACTGCCGTCCGCCTCCACCCGGCAGATCTTGCCGCACTGGACGCCGTCGACGCCGGGAACGTGTCCGGCGTCGAACTCAAAGCAGATCCCGCACTGAGCCCCGGGGACGCGATCGCGGAATATCCGCAGGGCTGGCTGGACGCCCGGCTCAGCACCGCTTTGAACGGGGCCAAAGCGGCGCTGCTGGGGAACGACGCATGA
- the fliG gene encoding flagellar motor switch protein FliG: protein MRAGELGLEVGGLTGAQKVAVVLMQMSPASAASVMAQFSESEAEDIAAEIVRLRRVSSAVADHVMTEFHELAVSGRRTARGGQEFAVGLLEASFGADKAAGFMDRLASTMAGKSFEFLEMMDSGQLLALIDSEMPQTIALILAHLRPGKASAVMAGLGDVQRSEVARCIATMGMASPEAVGIVAETLKVRAGAVMSQRKSSEIVGGIQPLVDIINRSDVNTERSVLDGLETLDPELAIEVRARMLTFVDIVKLERRDIQQILRGVNAEVLAVAMKGAPAAVLEAVRTNVSGRNLEILEAEMASAGPVRASQVEEARAEIVRSIRELEAEGAIVVRRGEEDDYVY from the coding sequence ATGAGGGCCGGAGAGCTCGGTTTGGAAGTAGGCGGCTTGACCGGTGCCCAGAAGGTGGCCGTAGTGCTAATGCAAATGAGCCCGGCCAGTGCGGCCTCCGTCATGGCCCAGTTTTCAGAGTCCGAAGCTGAGGACATTGCCGCCGAGATCGTGCGCTTGCGGCGCGTCTCCTCAGCGGTGGCGGACCACGTCATGACCGAGTTTCACGAACTTGCGGTCAGCGGACGCCGGACTGCCCGCGGCGGCCAGGAATTCGCCGTCGGGCTCTTGGAAGCTTCCTTCGGTGCGGATAAGGCAGCAGGTTTCATGGACCGTCTTGCATCCACCATGGCCGGGAAGTCCTTCGAATTCCTGGAAATGATGGACTCCGGGCAGCTCTTGGCACTGATCGACAGCGAGATGCCCCAGACCATTGCCTTGATCCTGGCGCACCTGCGGCCGGGCAAGGCCTCCGCGGTCATGGCAGGCCTTGGCGATGTCCAACGGAGCGAGGTGGCCCGCTGCATCGCCACGATGGGAATGGCGTCGCCGGAAGCCGTGGGAATCGTGGCCGAAACCCTCAAAGTGCGTGCCGGTGCGGTCATGTCGCAAAGGAAATCGAGCGAGATTGTCGGCGGCATCCAACCCCTGGTCGACATCATCAACCGATCCGATGTCAACACGGAACGCTCCGTACTGGACGGTTTGGAGACCCTCGACCCCGAGCTGGCCATCGAGGTGCGCGCCCGGATGCTGACGTTCGTGGACATCGTGAAGCTGGAACGCCGCGACATCCAGCAGATCCTCCGCGGAGTCAATGCCGAAGTGCTCGCCGTCGCCATGAAGGGCGCGCCCGCCGCAGTGCTCGAGGCCGTGCGCACGAACGTGTCCGGCCGAAACCTGGAGATCCTCGAAGCCGAGATGGCTTCCGCCGGGCCCGTCCGCGCCTCCCAGGTTGAAGAGGCCCGGGCGGAGATTGTCCGCTCGATCCGCGAACTGGAAGCTGAAGGTGCAATCGTGGTCCGGCGCGGCGAGGAAGACGACTATGTCTACTGA
- the fliF gene encoding flagellar basal-body MS-ring/collar protein FliF yields the protein MPPQIAAFFRKLGDGFKGFTAGQRTIAIIGIAVLVLGGVALSAWLGKPSYSPLFSGLKDTDANGIVEQLRKDNVPYELSNGGSTILVPDNKVNDERLKAAAAGLPAAAATGYSLLDKLGVTSSEFQQSVTYKRALEGELATTIQAMDGVKTAAVQLAIPAKTVFVDKTPDATASVFVETRPGVTLSADKVQAIVHLTSASIENLKPTNVSVVDSQGNVLSTVGGGATGSASKQAADYQQRTSDSVKAVLDKVVGPGNATVAVAADVTAESAQQRSETFSAAKDAVPLSETTKTEKFTGTGAGASGVLGPDNIAVPGGTNGNGTFDSSNTTKNNAVNKVTEDRTIPQGAVKRQTISVAINQSAAAGLNVNSVKALVTSAAGIDPARGDVVTVEVLPFSTSAADAAAQALGSAKAQADAKQQSDLVNTLILAGSILLAVVALIVLVLILLRRRQQREPVDLGERLDYEMLPLAVTTPALEGPPSTTAIELPPVHPVPALPMPALPIPGAEALDGERRRAQIEAMVAENPARTAEYLRGLMDEKQPV from the coding sequence ATGCCTCCACAGATTGCCGCTTTCTTTCGCAAGCTCGGCGATGGATTCAAGGGGTTCACCGCCGGGCAGCGCACCATCGCCATCATCGGCATCGCCGTCTTGGTCCTGGGCGGTGTGGCCCTGTCAGCGTGGTTGGGCAAACCGTCCTACTCGCCGCTGTTCTCCGGATTGAAGGACACCGACGCCAACGGGATCGTGGAGCAGCTGCGCAAGGACAATGTTCCTTATGAGCTGAGCAATGGCGGTTCCACCATCCTGGTTCCCGACAACAAGGTCAACGATGAGCGGCTGAAGGCGGCGGCAGCGGGCCTTCCGGCCGCCGCGGCCACGGGCTATTCGCTGCTGGACAAGCTCGGGGTGACCTCCTCCGAGTTCCAGCAATCCGTCACCTACAAACGCGCGCTTGAGGGCGAACTCGCTACCACGATCCAGGCCATGGACGGCGTCAAGACCGCCGCCGTTCAGCTCGCCATTCCGGCAAAAACAGTATTCGTGGACAAGACCCCGGACGCCACGGCATCCGTTTTCGTGGAAACGCGGCCGGGCGTGACGCTGTCTGCGGACAAGGTCCAGGCGATTGTGCACCTGACGTCCGCTTCGATCGAAAACCTGAAGCCAACGAACGTGTCCGTGGTGGATTCCCAGGGCAACGTCCTCTCCACCGTGGGCGGGGGAGCCACGGGCTCGGCGTCCAAACAGGCCGCAGACTACCAGCAGCGCACGTCCGATTCGGTGAAGGCCGTCCTGGACAAGGTGGTGGGACCCGGCAACGCCACCGTTGCCGTGGCCGCCGACGTGACCGCGGAGTCCGCGCAACAGCGCAGCGAGACATTCTCCGCGGCCAAGGACGCCGTTCCGCTGAGCGAGACCACCAAGACTGAGAAGTTCACCGGAACGGGAGCCGGTGCTTCCGGCGTCCTGGGACCGGACAACATTGCCGTGCCCGGCGGGACCAACGGCAACGGAACCTTCGACTCCAGCAACACCACCAAGAACAACGCGGTCAACAAGGTCACCGAAGACCGCACCATTCCCCAAGGTGCCGTGAAGCGCCAAACCATCTCCGTCGCCATCAACCAGTCCGCCGCAGCAGGACTCAACGTCAACTCGGTCAAGGCATTGGTGACTTCCGCCGCCGGAATCGATCCTGCACGCGGCGACGTGGTCACGGTCGAAGTGTTGCCGTTCAGCACGTCGGCTGCGGACGCAGCGGCGCAAGCGCTGGGCTCGGCCAAGGCCCAAGCCGATGCCAAGCAACAGTCGGATTTGGTGAATACGCTCATCCTGGCCGGCAGCATCCTGCTGGCAGTAGTTGCCCTGATTGTGCTTGTGCTGATCCTCCTGCGGCGCAGGCAGCAACGCGAACCGGTTGACCTTGGCGAGCGGCTTGACTACGAAATGCTTCCCCTCGCCGTCACGACGCCCGCGCTCGAAGGGCCCCCTTCGACGACGGCGATTGAGCTGCCGCCGGTGCATCCCGTTCCGGCATTGCCCATGCCCGCCTTGCCGATACCAGGCGCCGAAGCGCTCGACGGAGAGCGGCGGCGTGCCCAGATTGAAGCCATGGTTGCCGAGAACCCAGCCCGGACCGCCGAGTATCTCCGCGGTCTCATGGACGAAAAGCAGCCCGTATGA
- the fliE gene encoding flagellar hook-basal body complex protein FliE, whose protein sequence is MALDPIGAIQGAGNGLGVQGVSGTGYAGGTGKATGTAGIAGAAGGNGFATALTGAVDDLQSLQSTSNQLAVSAVTGNLDDIHKATIAATRAQITMELVATVRNKGVDAFNEIMRMQA, encoded by the coding sequence ATGGCATTGGACCCGATCGGTGCAATTCAAGGCGCTGGCAACGGTCTTGGCGTGCAGGGCGTCAGCGGCACCGGCTACGCGGGTGGCACAGGTAAAGCCACCGGAACCGCTGGAATCGCTGGGGCGGCGGGCGGCAACGGCTTCGCCACCGCGCTCACCGGCGCCGTGGACGACCTCCAGTCACTTCAGTCGACGTCGAACCAGCTGGCAGTGTCCGCTGTAACGGGCAACCTTGATGACATCCACAAGGCGACCATCGCGGCCACGCGCGCCCAGATCACCATGGAACTTGTGGCCACGGTGCGGAACAAGGGCGTTGACGCGTTCAACGAGATCATGAGGATGCAGGCCTGA
- a CDS encoding flagellar basal body rod protein FlgC — MTFDAIGIAGSALTVHRKWLDAVSDNLANMNTATRSNGKAFQARYIEAAEGSNGSGVYVKATPQGSATGRLVYQPDHPLADAQGYVRYPDIDLAEQMGSLIVAQRGYQANAQVVDRARETYLAALEIGKS, encoded by the coding sequence ATGACTTTTGATGCGATCGGAATTGCCGGCTCCGCCCTGACCGTCCACCGCAAATGGCTCGACGCCGTCTCGGACAACCTTGCCAACATGAACACCGCGACCCGCAGCAACGGCAAGGCGTTCCAAGCGCGCTATATCGAGGCCGCCGAGGGCAGCAACGGAAGCGGCGTTTACGTCAAGGCCACACCTCAAGGCAGCGCAACGGGCAGGCTCGTGTACCAACCTGACCATCCGCTGGCCGATGCCCAAGGCTATGTCCGCTACCCGGACATTGACCTCGCCGAACAGATGGGTTCCCTAATTGTGGCCCAACGCGGTTACCAGGCCAACGCCCAAGTGGTGGACCGTGCTCGCGAGACTTACCTGGCAGCGCTTGAGATAGGAAAATCCTGA
- a CDS encoding flagellar basal body rod protein FlgB, with protein sequence MFDSVTSVALGSALDGLTLRQRTIANNIANINTPNYHAKRVQFEDALAASVRSGDGHAASTISTSQEPTQLNGNNVNLDTETLSNIDTVLRYQFAARAVGSEFTALRTAMRTS encoded by the coding sequence GTGTTCGATTCAGTGACTTCTGTTGCCCTTGGTAGCGCGCTCGACGGGCTGACATTGCGCCAGCGCACCATCGCCAACAACATCGCGAACATCAACACCCCGAACTACCACGCCAAAAGGGTCCAGTTCGAAGACGCCCTCGCAGCTTCCGTGCGCTCGGGCGATGGGCATGCCGCATCCACGATCTCGACGTCGCAGGAGCCCACCCAGCTCAACGGCAACAACGTGAACCTGGACACCGAAACCCTTTCCAACATCGACACTGTGCTCCGGTACCAGTTCGCCGCCCGGGCCGTCGGCAGCGAATTCACGGCCCTCCGCACCGCCATGAGGACCAGCTGA
- the fliS gene encoding flagellar export chaperone FliS, which produces MTSTALRASQLSRYNDDAVLSAPPARLLTMLYDRLLLDLNRAQFAQENANWEAASENLLHAQAIVTELSSTLKTDAWDGAPGLLTIYQYAMEAMIGANIYRDLNRTKECIALLEPLRQGWHDAASQLPVQATVSATIRANGMLGVG; this is translated from the coding sequence ATGACTTCCACAGCACTCCGCGCAAGCCAGCTTTCCCGGTACAACGACGACGCCGTCCTTTCGGCCCCGCCCGCCCGACTGCTGACCATGCTTTATGATCGGCTGCTCCTGGACCTGAACCGCGCCCAGTTCGCCCAGGAGAACGCCAATTGGGAAGCCGCGAGCGAAAACCTCTTGCATGCACAGGCGATCGTCACCGAGTTGTCCTCCACCTTGAAGACCGATGCATGGGATGGGGCGCCCGGGCTGCTGACCATCTACCAGTACGCGATGGAAGCCATGATCGGGGCCAACATCTACCGCGACCTCAACCGGACCAAGGAATGCATTGCGCTCCTCGAGCCGCTCCGCCAAGGCTGGCATGACGCCGCCTCACAGCTGCCCGTCCAGGCCACGGTATCCGCAACGATCAGGGCGAACGGCATGCTCGGTGTCGGCTGA
- the fliD gene encoding flagellar filament capping protein FliD produces the protein MGSSIDGLASGLNTTSIIDSLMSVEALPQTQLKTKLGSDQTMISTLQSFNTKLAAMRDLATGDSAANALNLFTATTTSPSLSATVTTSATAGSIDVTVTQLAQTQVDVTAAMTSWPTDGSGAPAHLTLVDSTGKQTEITPASTSLDDVVAAINAASGPARAVKVPAGNGTYRLQLTAATSGSAGAFSVYQGTAAQVSAGTATDLMADPSAAVVKAAQDAKATLYAGTPAAQTITSGTNTFTELLPGVSVTASVVTAGPVTVNIASDSAGITKKAGDLVNAVNDVLGFVSMYSAVNTTSGTNGVTASTGGIFTGNSSVRAVNDDVFSAMSMPVNGKSPFEYGINVTKDGNFTFDAAKLQSSLASDPAGTQAALQAIASRVSDAANNATDPFSGSVTGLIKGQQSEVADLGSQISDWDQRLAARRATLQGVYTNMEVLLGGLQSQSSWLTGQIASLPKSSTGA, from the coding sequence GTGGGAAGCTCGATCGACGGCCTCGCCAGCGGCTTGAACACCACATCTATCATCGATTCGCTCATGAGTGTCGAGGCGCTGCCGCAGACTCAGCTCAAGACGAAGCTGGGCTCAGACCAGACGATGATCTCCACCCTCCAATCCTTCAACACCAAACTGGCGGCGATGCGCGATCTCGCCACCGGCGACTCCGCGGCGAATGCCCTCAATCTGTTTACCGCCACCACCACGTCTCCGTCGCTCAGCGCGACGGTGACGACCTCCGCGACTGCCGGCTCCATCGATGTCACGGTCACCCAACTGGCCCAGACCCAAGTAGACGTTACCGCTGCGATGACGAGCTGGCCCACAGACGGCTCGGGTGCACCGGCGCACCTGACACTGGTTGATTCCACGGGAAAACAGACCGAGATCACGCCGGCGTCCACTTCTCTTGACGACGTCGTGGCGGCAATCAACGCAGCCTCCGGCCCGGCGCGTGCCGTGAAGGTCCCGGCGGGCAACGGAACCTACCGCCTTCAGCTGACCGCGGCCACCTCCGGATCGGCTGGGGCCTTCAGCGTCTACCAAGGCACCGCAGCACAGGTGAGTGCGGGCACCGCGACCGACCTGATGGCTGATCCCTCGGCCGCCGTAGTCAAGGCTGCCCAAGACGCAAAGGCAACGCTATACGCCGGCACGCCGGCAGCACAGACAATCACCTCCGGAACCAACACCTTCACCGAGTTGCTTCCCGGAGTGTCAGTCACGGCCTCCGTCGTCACGGCCGGGCCGGTGACCGTCAACATCGCGAGCGACTCCGCAGGAATCACCAAGAAGGCCGGGGATTTGGTGAACGCGGTCAATGATGTGCTCGGATTTGTCTCGATGTACAGCGCCGTCAACACCACCAGCGGCACTAATGGAGTCACCGCGTCCACGGGCGGGATCTTCACCGGCAACAGCAGCGTCCGCGCTGTCAACGACGACGTCTTCAGTGCCATGTCGATGCCCGTGAACGGGAAGTCTCCGTTCGAGTACGGAATTAATGTCACCAAGGACGGCAACTTCACCTTTGACGCGGCCAAGCTCCAATCCTCCTTGGCCTCGGATCCAGCCGGGACGCAAGCAGCACTCCAGGCCATCGCGTCCCGGGTGTCCGACGCAGCCAACAATGCAACAGATCCGTTCAGTGGCTCGGTTACCGGCCTGATCAAAGGACAACAATCCGAAGTGGCCGATCTGGGCAGTCAGATTTCCGATTGGGATCAGCGCCTGGCCGCCCGTCGTGCGACGCTGCAGGGCGTTTACACCAACATGGAGGTCCTGCTCGGCGGGCTCCAATCGCAGTCTTCCTGGCTCACTGGCCAGATCGCCAGCCTTCCCAAATCCTCAACAGGAGCGTAA